The following are from one region of the Biomphalaria glabrata chromosome 12, xgBioGlab47.1, whole genome shotgun sequence genome:
- the LOC129921904 gene encoding uncharacterized protein LOC129921904 — protein MALDRISKVLIVFLVVCDVSLSQLNEEEELCVSADDATTTWASLTQQIPVNYHIHTSNVSVPHNYVPDCPSYSSGYSIEELSLCPWHWAVHTDHERFPPNMVYAVCTCGNCGNPRFGRVMRCRPLYYVFQVVKRMCQNGLYRYFFTQERLPIACLCAHRPVTFITPVPR, from the exons ATGGCGCTGGATAGAATTTCAAAG GTGTTGATAGTCTTTCTGGTGGTGTGTGACGTCAGCCTTTCACAGTTGAATGAAGAGGAGGAATTGTGTGTGTCAGCGGATGATGCAACGACCACTTGGGCCAGCCTTACGCAACAGATTCCAGTCAATTACCACATTCACACCA GTAACGTGAGCGTCCCCCATAATTATGTACCGGATTGCCCGTCATACTCGTCTGGCTACTCCATTGAAGAATTGTCACTGTGTCCTTGGCATTGGGCTGTACACACCGATCATGAAAG ATTTCCGCCTAATATGGTCTACGCAGTGTGTACCTGCGGTAACTGCGGGAACCCACGATTCGGGAGGGTCATGAGGTGTAGGCCGCTCTATTACGTGTTTCAAGTCGTCAAACGTATGTGTCAAAACGGGCTGTACAGATATTTCTTCACTCAGGAGCGTCTTCCCATTGCCTGCTTGTGTGCCCACAGGCCCGTGACCTTCATCACCCCTGTGCCTCGTTAA
- the LOC106074264 gene encoding uncharacterized protein LOC106074264 has protein sequence MALDRISKVLIVFLVVCDVSLSQLNEEEEVCETADDATTTWASLTQQIPVNYHIHTSNVSIPHNFVPDCPSYSSGYSIEELSLCPWTWAVHTDHERFPPNMVYAVCTCGNCGNPRFGRVMRCRPLYYVFQVVKRMCQNGLYRYFFTQERLPIACVCAHRPVTFITPVPR, from the exons ATGGCGCTGGATAGAATTTCAAAG GTGTTGATAGTCTTTCTGGTGGTGTGTGACGTCAGCCTTTCACAGTTGAATGAAGAGGAGGAAGTGTGTGAGACAGCGGATGATGCAACGACCACTTGGGCCAGCCTTACGCAACAGATTCCAGTCAATTACCACATCCACACCA GTAACGTAAGCATCCCTCATAATTTTGTACCGGATTGCCCATCGTACTCGTCTGGCTACTCCATTGAAGAATTGTCATTGTGTCCTTGGACCTGGGCTGTGCACACCGATCATGAAAG ATTCCCACCTAATATGGTCTACGCAGTGTGTACCTGCGGTAACTGCGGGAACCCAAGATTCGGGAGGGTCATGAGGTGTAGGCCGCTCTATTACGTGTTTCAAGTCGTCAAACGTATGTGTCAAAACGGGCTGTACAGATATTTCTTCACTCAGGAGCGTCTTCCCATTGCCTGCGTGTGTGCCCACAGGCCCGTGACCTTCATCACCCCTGTGCCTCGTTAA